Proteins from one Candidatus Zixiibacteriota bacterium genomic window:
- a CDS encoding helix-turn-helix domain-containing protein: protein MVLDIKEIGALLKKTREEQNREIEQLAEVLKIAERYLLAIEAGQIDELPSNTKIYYNLFVRSYARELGLDPDELLESMDTAEEKPEGDKNGETSPVSSTAGPERPYGETPLYKIGLWLAAVVVVIFVVVLILSRTGGKKGDVNETPSVTTGDALQIESAASDSIVTTGLPIDSMESKVKTDSVIPKLTVNHQPDSLKMGIMVNELSWVQVVADGNIVLEDNLDSGMTRTVRAAEVFLISLGNPNGVQLTLNGQLLRPLSPRGRPIKDVMISRENQKNYYLQLEE from the coding sequence ATGGTATTGGACATTAAAGAAATCGGCGCTCTTCTAAAAAAGACAAGAGAAGAGCAGAATCGTGAAATCGAACAACTGGCCGAAGTTCTGAAAATCGCTGAACGATATCTCCTGGCCATTGAAGCCGGGCAGATCGATGAGTTGCCTTCCAATACCAAAATATATTATAACCTGTTCGTTCGATCCTACGCCCGTGAACTGGGACTTGATCCGGATGAACTGCTGGAAAGCATGGATACTGCTGAAGAAAAACCGGAGGGCGATAAAAACGGGGAAACATCGCCGGTATCATCTACCGCCGGGCCGGAAAGGCCTTATGGAGAAACCCCCCTTTACAAAATCGGTCTCTGGCTGGCGGCGGTGGTGGTGGTTATTTTTGTGGTTGTCCTGATTTTATCCCGAACCGGCGGTAAAAAAGGAGATGTGAATGAGACACCATCCGTTACCACCGGAGATGCCTTGCAAATCGAATCGGCCGCATCCGACTCTATCGTGACAACCGGTTTGCCGATCGATTCGATGGAATCAAAGGTTAAAACCGATTCGGTTATCCCGAAGCTGACGGTTAACCATCAGCCGGATTCCCTTAAGATGGGAATCATGGTAAATGAACTGAGCTGGGTTCAAGTTGTCGCTGATGGAAATATCGTGCTCGAGGATAATCTCGATTCCGGGATGACGCGTACCGTGCGTGCGGCCGAGGTATTCCTTATTTCTCTGGGAAATCCCAATGGTGTTCAACTGACTCTGAACGGTCAGTTGCTTCGTCCTCTCTCTCCCCGTGGTCGGCCGATCAAGGATGTTATGATCAGCCGCGAAAATCAGAAAAATTATTATCTGCAGTTAGAGGAATAG
- the maf gene encoding septum formation protein Maf: MIGKYKNLAHLLDHYCLVLASGSPRRIFLLDEIGITYRQIIPDIHEDNNAHIDPHELATLLALKKAQAILDRMGSDEIALGCDTLVVLEGHILGKPSSPDEAFRMLNRLSGQKHTVCSGVALVDRDGNEESAYELSDVYFRDVSPEAIRNYVATGEPLDKAGSYGIQEQGVFLVDRVIGNIDNVIGLPRDLLDNLAAKMAVKKGLYGIGH; this comes from the coding sequence CCATCTGCTGGATCATTATTGCTTGGTCCTGGCCTCCGGTTCACCCCGCCGGATTTTTCTGCTTGATGAAATCGGGATTACCTACCGCCAGATAATTCCCGATATTCACGAAGACAACAATGCTCATATCGATCCCCATGAACTGGCCACCCTTCTGGCCTTAAAAAAAGCTCAGGCTATTCTCGACCGGATGGGATCCGATGAAATCGCTCTGGGATGTGATACCCTGGTGGTTCTTGAAGGACATATTTTGGGAAAACCGTCATCACCCGATGAGGCTTTCCGGATGTTAAACCGTCTTTCCGGGCAGAAGCATACCGTTTGTTCCGGGGTGGCCTTGGTTGACAGGGATGGAAATGAAGAAAGCGCTTATGAACTATCCGACGTCTATTTTCGGGATGTTTCCCCGGAAGCCATACGGAATTATGTGGCGACAGGAGAGCCTCTCGATAAAGCCGGATCCTACGGGATACAGGAACAGGGCGTTTTTTTGGTTGACAGGGTTATCGGAAATATTGATAATGTAATCGGTCTGCCCCGTGATTTGTTGGATAATCTGGCGGCTAAGATGGCTGTTAAAAAGGGCTTATATGGTATTGGACATTAA